In Chryseobacterium gotjawalense, the following are encoded in one genomic region:
- a CDS encoding peptide MFS transporter yields the protein MDTAVQKGHPKGLYLLFMTEMWERFSYYGMRAIFVLYMTKMLLMGDAEASEIYGSYTGLVYLTPLLGGYLSDRFLGNRRSIEIGGVLMAIGQFIMFFSASTNGSSAITLMWIGLTMLIIGNGFFKPNISTMVGQLYPKGDRRVDSAFTIFYMGINLGAFFSPLICGTLAEKVDFKWGFLAAGIGMVFGLITFMVQKNRLLVDNNKQPIGMPTNKFGIAQFGMVAGAIAMIFFFMNFKTMFKSDLDIIGYLIYGAMVLMPLLVLTDKGLTKEERDRIMVIFILAFFVIFFWGAFEQAGASLTIFADRQTDRHIFGWEMPASYFQSVNPLAIILLAPLFSSLWLNLGNRNREPSSPKKMAIGLTLVSLGYGVIAFAVYGIGAMDKVSMFWLISLYVIHTMGELCLSPIGLSMVSKLSPLRFSSLLMGTWFLANAAANKFAGTLSALIPGSGENGQGAKTTNFLGFEIANLFDFFLVFIVMCGVAAAVLFLMSRWLEKKMHGVN from the coding sequence ATGGATACAGCAGTACAGAAAGGCCACCCGAAAGGATTGTACCTCTTGTTTATGACCGAAATGTGGGAGCGCTTCAGCTATTACGGAATGAGAGCGATCTTCGTTTTGTATATGACAAAAATGTTATTGATGGGTGATGCAGAAGCATCGGAAATTTATGGAAGTTACACGGGATTAGTTTATTTAACACCGCTTCTGGGAGGGTATCTATCGGATCGCTTTTTGGGAAATAGAAGAAGTATAGAAATTGGTGGAGTTTTAATGGCGATTGGTCAGTTCATTATGTTTTTTTCAGCCTCTACAAACGGTTCCAGTGCAATCACCCTGATGTGGATTGGGCTGACCATGTTAATTATTGGAAACGGATTCTTTAAACCGAACATTTCCACCATGGTAGGTCAGTTGTATCCGAAAGGCGACCGAAGAGTTGATTCTGCCTTTACGATATTCTACATGGGAATTAACTTAGGTGCTTTCTTCTCCCCTCTTATTTGCGGAACTTTAGCAGAAAAAGTAGATTTCAAATGGGGCTTTTTAGCAGCAGGTATCGGAATGGTTTTTGGCTTAATTACCTTTATGGTTCAGAAGAACAGACTTTTGGTCGATAATAATAAACAACCCATCGGTATGCCAACCAATAAATTTGGTATTGCACAGTTCGGAATGGTTGCTGGGGCGATTGCTATGATATTTTTCTTTATGAACTTTAAAACAATGTTCAAAAGTGACCTGGATATTATTGGTTATTTAATTTATGGCGCAATGGTTTTAATGCCGCTGCTAGTTCTAACTGACAAGGGTTTAACCAAAGAAGAACGCGACCGGATTATGGTAATCTTCATCCTTGCATTCTTTGTAATCTTCTTCTGGGGGGCATTCGAACAGGCTGGAGCTTCATTAACAATCTTCGCAGACAGACAGACAGACCGTCATATTTTCGGGTGGGAAATGCCTGCCAGTTATTTTCAATCGGTTAATCCACTGGCTATTATTTTATTGGCTCCTTTATTCTCTTCTTTATGGCTGAATTTAGGAAACAGAAACCGCGAGCCTTCTTCTCCAAAGAAAATGGCGATCGGTTTAACATTAGTTTCTTTAGGATATGGAGTTATTGCATTTGCAGTTTACGGTATTGGAGCTATGGACAAAGTATCGATGTTTTGGTTGATCTCTCTTTACGTAATCCACACTATGGGAGAACTTTGTCTCTCTCCAATCGGACTTTCAATGGTTTCTAAATTGTCACCACTAAGATTTTCTTCTTTGTTAATGGGAACTTGGTTCTTAGCAAATGCTGCCGCTAATAAATTCGCAGGTACTCTTTCCGCATTGATTCCTGGAAGTGGAGAAAATGGTCAGGGTGCAAAAACTACGAATTTCTTAGGATTTGAAATCGCAAATCTTTTTGATTTCTTCCTCGTGTTCATCGTGATGTGTGGTGTTGCAGCAGCAGTACTATTCTTAATGAGTCGCTGGTTAGAAAAGAAAATGCACGGAGTAAATTAA
- a CDS encoding peptide MFS transporter: protein MEQKTTSKHPKGLPYLFFTEMWERFGYYLILGIFVLYMIDSEKGGLAFHDKSADDIFGTFIALTYLTPFLGGFLADKVLGYIKAIYIGGALMGLGYLGIGLFKELPLFYASLGLIILGNGFFKPSISTLLGNLYNEEPYKDNKDAGYNIFYMGINIGAFICNIIAAFMRNKYGWGPAFMTAGVGMFIGLFVFTLGRKHILQANILKPSQEGDTKISDVLLKVFLPAIIAGFIGWMIPNNIFGSDSTDAFIFACIPVIYFYIMLYVKANSEDKRPIGALLAIFAVSVMFWAVFKQNGTALTRWANNYTDRSIPAPLIEPLRAINLIDGKDGVKGKTYEKKEVSEYDDQYRTVKDAEGNPVKEMNHDIYFRNIADAERAKLEANPNQEVALYNTELFQSINPAWVILLTPVVVGFFMFLRRKGKEPTTPSKIILGLFISALSCLVMVGAVYAGNNGLVKVSAIWLIASYGVITLGELCLSPMGLSLVSKLSPPRITALMMGGFFLSTSIGNKLSGVLASFWYEYDNKAYFFIVNFGLLLIATLLGLSILKRLNKIMKEKGVN from the coding sequence ATGGAACAAAAAACAACCAGCAAACACCCAAAAGGTTTACCCTATCTGTTTTTTACGGAAATGTGGGAAAGGTTCGGCTATTATTTAATCTTAGGAATCTTCGTTCTTTATATGATCGACAGCGAAAAAGGAGGCCTTGCTTTTCATGATAAAAGCGCAGATGATATTTTCGGAACCTTTATCGCATTAACTTATCTTACTCCGTTTCTGGGCGGTTTTTTAGCTGACAAAGTGTTAGGCTACATCAAAGCTATTTATATTGGTGGTGCTTTGATGGGACTTGGCTATCTGGGAATTGGTTTATTCAAGGAACTCCCTCTTTTTTATGCTTCACTGGGACTCATAATTTTAGGAAACGGATTTTTTAAACCGAGCATTTCTACTCTTTTAGGAAACCTTTATAACGAGGAACCCTACAAGGATAATAAAGACGCAGGCTACAATATTTTCTATATGGGAATCAATATCGGTGCATTTATCTGCAATATCATCGCCGCCTTTATGAGAAACAAATACGGTTGGGGACCAGCTTTTATGACCGCAGGAGTTGGAATGTTCATCGGATTATTTGTTTTTACGTTAGGAAGAAAACATATTTTACAGGCCAACATTTTGAAACCTTCCCAAGAAGGAGATACCAAAATTTCAGATGTTTTGTTGAAGGTTTTCTTACCCGCGATTATTGCAGGATTTATCGGATGGATGATCCCCAATAATATTTTTGGCAGCGATTCTACGGACGCATTTATATTTGCCTGTATTCCGGTCATCTACTTCTATATCATGCTTTATGTAAAGGCAAATTCGGAGGATAAAAGACCTATCGGCGCTTTGCTGGCTATTTTTGCAGTGAGTGTGATGTTCTGGGCGGTGTTCAAACAAAACGGAACGGCGCTGACCCGTTGGGCAAATAATTATACAGACCGATCAATTCCGGCTCCTTTAATTGAACCGTTACGCGCTATCAATTTAATTGACGGTAAAGATGGTGTTAAAGGAAAAACCTATGAAAAGAAGGAAGTTTCCGAGTATGACGATCAATACCGGACGGTAAAAGATGCCGAAGGAAATCCTGTAAAAGAAATGAATCATGACATTTATTTCCGCAATATTGCCGATGCTGAACGCGCAAAACTGGAAGCCAATCCCAACCAGGAAGTTGCCCTTTATAACACCGAATTATTCCAGTCGATCAATCCGGCCTGGGTCATTCTTTTAACTCCGGTAGTCGTTGGATTCTTTATGTTTCTCCGAAGAAAAGGTAAGGAACCTACCACTCCTTCAAAAATTATTCTGGGTTTATTCATCTCCGCTTTATCATGTTTGGTTATGGTTGGCGCTGTGTATGCAGGTAATAATGGTTTGGTAAAAGTATCTGCAATATGGCTGATCGCTTCCTACGGAGTTATTACTTTGGGAGAATTATGTCTCTCGCCAATGGGATTATCTTTAGTTTCAAAACTTTCGCCCCCCAGAATTACCGCATTAATGATGGGAGGATTCTTCCTGTCAACATCTATTGGAAATAAACTCTCGGGAGTTTTAGCAAGTTTCTGGTATGAGTATGATAATAAGGCGTATTTCTTTATTGTAAACTTTGGTCTTTTATTAATTGCCACCTTACTGGGGCTGTCTATTTTGAAGAGACTTAATAAAATTATGAAAGAAAAGGGTGTTAACTAA
- a CDS encoding S9 family peptidase, which translates to MKKILFSISILTSVAYFSQEITLDKIYSGYYRGKGISGISSLKNGENYAVIEPGGIAKYSYKTTKKEGNIVDGKFQSYIFNDDESKILLLKESEPIYRHSFLGKFDVKDLKSGKVLPLNNGNFVQEPTFSPDGTKVAFIADNNMFYQDLHSGKITQITTDGKKNSIINGLGDWVYEEEFGHAKLYEWTKNSDAIIFVKSNESEVPEMSITIYGKQLYPSEMKFKYPKAGANNSVVSAQLYRLDSAKIIALDLSNFKNYYIPDVYRTAKPDEIILITSERLQNASDVLKVNTKTGSITKLFTESDKRWIDTDNVTLEFLDDNSFIWGADRDGNRHLYWYDQNGKLKKQITKGNWEVTNYYGFNPKSKEVFIQTTQEGSINKVVSKVNIETGKTTLLSNPSGTNSANFSHNYKYFIETSSSAAKPYTYVLKDGNGKTLKELQNNEEQLKKLQADNMVTKEFFTIPNEVGDQMNAWIMKPKDFDPNKKYPLFMFQYSGPGSQQVSNSWDQGNGLWFNHLVQKGYIVACVDGRGTGYKGTEYKKTTYLNLGKYEIEDQIAAAKWFGTQSYINKDRIGIFGWSFGGYMSSLALTKGADVFKAGIAVAPVTNWRYYDSIYTERFMRTPQENPGGYDDNSPTTYANLLKGKYLLIHGTADDNVHFQNAVQFSEALIQNNKQFEFMAYPDKNHGIYGGQTRPQLYQKMTNFLLENL; encoded by the coding sequence ATGAAAAAAATCCTCTTCTCAATTTCTATTTTAACTTCTGTCGCCTATTTCTCTCAGGAGATTACCTTAGATAAAATCTACTCTGGTTATTACAGAGGCAAAGGAATCTCTGGAATCTCATCACTCAAAAACGGTGAAAATTACGCGGTAATTGAACCGGGTGGAATTGCAAAATACTCCTATAAAACCACCAAAAAAGAAGGAAACATCGTCGACGGAAAATTCCAGTCTTATATTTTCAACGATGATGAATCAAAAATCCTTCTATTAAAAGAAAGTGAACCGATTTACAGACATTCTTTTTTAGGTAAATTCGATGTCAAAGATTTAAAATCCGGAAAAGTTCTCCCGCTCAATAATGGTAATTTTGTGCAGGAACCTACTTTTTCACCTGACGGAACCAAAGTGGCTTTTATTGCTGATAATAATATGTTTTATCAGGATTTACATTCTGGCAAGATTACCCAGATTACGACAGATGGAAAGAAAAATTCTATCATCAACGGGCTTGGAGATTGGGTATACGAAGAAGAATTCGGACATGCGAAACTGTATGAATGGACCAAAAATTCCGACGCCATTATTTTTGTTAAATCGAACGAATCAGAAGTTCCGGAAATGTCTATAACCATTTATGGCAAGCAACTCTACCCTTCTGAAATGAAATTTAAATATCCAAAAGCCGGAGCGAATAATTCGGTGGTATCTGCTCAGCTCTATCGTTTGGATTCTGCAAAAATCATAGCTTTAGATCTCAGCAATTTTAAAAACTACTATATTCCAGATGTTTACAGAACGGCAAAACCCGATGAGATTATTTTGATTACGTCGGAGAGATTACAGAATGCTTCAGATGTTTTAAAAGTAAACACCAAAACCGGAAGTATCACCAAATTATTTACCGAATCTGACAAAAGATGGATTGATACCGATAATGTAACCTTGGAATTTTTGGATGACAATTCTTTCATCTGGGGAGCCGATCGTGATGGGAACAGACATCTTTATTGGTATGATCAAAACGGAAAATTAAAAAAACAGATCACGAAAGGAAATTGGGAAGTGACCAATTACTACGGATTCAATCCTAAAAGCAAAGAAGTTTTCATTCAGACAACTCAAGAAGGGAGCATAAATAAAGTCGTTTCCAAAGTAAATATCGAAACAGGAAAAACAACACTCCTTTCGAATCCGAGCGGAACAAACAGCGCAAACTTTAGCCATAATTATAAGTATTTCATCGAAACTTCTTCGTCTGCGGCAAAACCTTATACTTATGTTTTAAAAGATGGAAACGGAAAAACATTAAAAGAGTTACAGAATAATGAAGAGCAACTGAAAAAACTTCAGGCAGATAATATGGTGACCAAAGAATTTTTCACCATTCCAAATGAAGTTGGCGACCAGATGAACGCATGGATTATGAAACCGAAAGACTTTGATCCCAATAAAAAATACCCGCTATTTATGTTCCAGTATTCCGGTCCGGGTTCCCAACAGGTAAGTAATTCCTGGGATCAGGGAAATGGATTATGGTTCAATCACCTGGTTCAGAAAGGATATATCGTTGCCTGTGTTGATGGTCGTGGAACCGGTTACAAAGGAACTGAATACAAAAAGACAACCTATTTAAACTTAGGAAAATACGAAATCGAAGACCAGATCGCGGCTGCAAAATGGTTCGGAACACAATCTTACATCAATAAAGACAGGATAGGAATTTTCGGCTGGAGTTTCGGTGGTTATATGTCAAGTTTGGCCTTAACCAAAGGAGCTGACGTTTTCAAAGCGGGAATCGCGGTGGCACCGGTAACCAACTGGAGATATTACGACTCCATTTACACCGAAAGATTCATGAGAACACCTCAGGAAAACCCTGGCGGATATGACGATAATTCCCCAACAACCTACGCCAATTTATTAAAAGGAAAGTACCTCTTAATCCACGGAACAGCTGACGATAACGTTCATTTTCAGAATGCTGTGCAATTTTCTGAGGCTTTAATTCAAAACAACAAACAATTTGAATTCATGGCTTATCCTGATAAAAACCACGGTATTTATGGTGGGCAAACCCGCCCGCAACTCTATCAGAAAATGACGAATTTTCTATTAGAAAATCTTTAA
- a CDS encoding DUF6496 domain-containing protein, which translates to MATQKYSKKAQEKIGEVMHEFKEGKLKSSSGDKVTDRKQAVAIGISEAKEAGLKIAKKKK; encoded by the coding sequence ATGGCAACCCAAAAATATTCTAAAAAAGCACAGGAGAAAATTGGTGAAGTGATGCACGAATTTAAAGAAGGAAAACTGAAATCATCGTCCGGTGACAAAGTAACCGACAGAAAACAGGCCGTTGCAATTGGAATCTCTGAAGCGAAAGAAGCCGGATTAAAAATAGCCAAAAAGAAGAAATAA
- a CDS encoding AAA family ATPase: MKLAELAKELKIPTESFIKFIQDFDLELTECITTNFEVKDDFVKFARENIIFLRRYSEDLNQNKSIEDIAENINKPTEKVAEIIKKDQPRLFDNGKYKSSVSSFGIDNKLGGHYEFIYNYFGKATRLAERDFIGYRDLFFFVTQALEPYLNNLSVEDWGIHKPAGIIIYGPPGSGKIFWAKKIAEIIEYEFKEIKKHFLGISFVDNQKITFNDFLIQVMKSEKILLFLEDFDQLMVERSEDQPVKSCDEEIKEVVLHYIGHFEKEKILMVGAANSVEKIDKELLAPGRFDVLIPIFPPNTKERSEMLFHHMTHGLSEDALLMKILENNKARRKCWMLRCGMLLQN, translated from the coding sequence ATGAAATTGGCTGAACTTGCAAAAGAACTTAAAATCCCTACTGAAAGTTTTATCAAATTTATTCAGGATTTTGATTTGGAACTTACAGAATGTATTACCACCAACTTTGAGGTCAAAGATGATTTTGTGAAGTTCGCGCGGGAAAATATTATTTTCCTGAGGAGGTATTCCGAAGACTTAAACCAAAATAAATCCATCGAAGATATTGCAGAGAATATCAATAAACCGACCGAAAAAGTCGCGGAAATTATCAAAAAAGATCAACCCAGATTATTTGATAATGGAAAATATAAATCATCGGTTTCCAGTTTCGGAATCGACAATAAACTGGGAGGTCATTACGAATTCATTTACAATTATTTTGGAAAAGCCACGCGATTAGCCGAAAGAGATTTCATCGGTTACCGGGATTTATTTTTCTTTGTTACCCAAGCTCTGGAACCCTATTTAAATAATCTTTCAGTGGAAGACTGGGGAATTCATAAACCTGCGGGAATTATTATTTATGGTCCGCCGGGAAGTGGCAAAATATTTTGGGCAAAGAAAATCGCAGAGATTATCGAGTACGAATTCAAAGAAATAAAAAAGCATTTTCTGGGAATTTCTTTTGTGGATAACCAGAAAATAACGTTTAATGATTTTCTCATTCAGGTGATGAAATCAGAAAAGATTCTGCTTTTTTTAGAAGATTTTGATCAGTTGATGGTCGAACGCAGTGAAGATCAACCCGTAAAAAGTTGTGATGAGGAAATTAAAGAAGTTGTTTTGCACTATATCGGTCATTTTGAAAAGGAGAAAATTTTGATGGTTGGCGCCGCAAACTCCGTAGAGAAAATTGACAAAGAACTTCTTGCTCCAGGACGGTTTGATGTTTTAATTCCTATATTTCCACCCAATACAAAAGAGCGTTCAGAAATGCTTTTTCACCATATGACACACGGTCTTTCGGAGGATGCTTTACTGATGAAAATCTTAGAAAACAATAAAGCACGCAGAAAATGCTGGATGCTTCGTTGCGGGATGCTTCTTCAAAACTAA
- a CDS encoding helix-turn-helix transcriptional regulator: MDLKERISKVIAYSELSLSEFADEIEVQRSSISHITSGRNKPSLDFLTKIKNRFPELEWEWLIEGEGEMVKKPDPASEVKPIPEKQKPTSLPDLFSLINDEAFGITESEDRIETEVPRESKIRVPIVEKEKISDSQRLEIAQSETETESTVNQEVKIKKIVFFYENGKFETFEP; encoded by the coding sequence ATGGATTTAAAGGAAAGAATTTCAAAAGTCATCGCGTATTCTGAATTGTCACTGTCGGAATTCGCAGATGAAATCGAAGTACAGCGCTCGAGTATATCTCATATCACTTCCGGACGAAATAAACCCTCATTGGATTTTCTAACGAAAATAAAAAATCGTTTTCCTGAATTAGAATGGGAATGGCTGATCGAAGGTGAAGGTGAAATGGTGAAAAAACCCGACCCTGCTTCAGAAGTAAAGCCAATTCCTGAAAAACAAAAACCGACTTCCCTGCCCGATTTATTTTCTTTAATTAATGATGAAGCATTTGGAATTACAGAATCTGAAGATCGCATTGAAACTGAAGTTCCACGAGAATCAAAAATTCGTGTACCGATAGTCGAAAAAGAAAAAATATCCGATTCTCAGCGATTAGAGATCGCACAATCAGAAACCGAAACCGAATCAACTGTTAATCAGGAAGTTAAAATCAAAAAAATTGTTTTCTTTTATGAAAATGGAAAATTCGAAACTTTTGAACCTTAA
- a CDS encoding TerC/Alx family metal homeostasis membrane protein, whose translation MTNESIFLLGFIAFILIILALDLGLLNKKSDTVSMKQAGLMSFFVVALSMCFYFVLTNYGHLLHGIDSIEKLQQVISRHHHPVKIIPGDLGSSIYLYNQNLGLEYLTGYVVEYALSVDNIFVMVLVFTAFGVAPRNYHRVLFWGILGAIVMRFLFIFLGAALIQKFEWIMYVFGAFLVFTGIKMFFDKDNDDKIDTQKHPVVKFANRYFKVHNHFVGNKFFVKINGITKMTPLFLVLIIIEFTDLIFAVDSIPAIFSVTKDPYIVFFSNIFAIIGLRSMFFLLAGVIDKFRFLKIGLALLLTFIGLKMLFHEYLDRLGFSTTDSLFIIVGILGGSIFLSLVLPEHKKERKLKYDPKNDDHSRK comes from the coding sequence ATGACAAACGAGAGTATTTTCTTATTAGGTTTCATCGCTTTTATCTTAATTATTCTGGCATTGGATTTAGGTCTGCTGAATAAGAAATCAGATACAGTTTCTATGAAACAAGCCGGCTTGATGAGTTTTTTCGTAGTAGCGCTTTCCATGTGTTTCTATTTTGTTCTTACCAACTACGGTCACCTACTCCATGGCATAGACAGTATCGAAAAACTGCAGCAGGTCATTTCCAGGCATCATCATCCGGTTAAAATCATTCCCGGAGATCTGGGAAGCAGTATCTATTTATACAATCAAAATCTGGGGCTTGAATATTTAACAGGTTATGTGGTAGAATACGCCCTTTCTGTGGATAATATCTTCGTAATGGTCTTGGTATTCACGGCATTTGGCGTGGCTCCAAGAAATTACCACCGCGTGCTGTTCTGGGGAATTCTGGGTGCGATTGTGATGAGGTTTCTCTTTATCTTTCTTGGTGCGGCACTTATCCAAAAGTTCGAATGGATCATGTATGTGTTCGGTGCTTTCCTGGTGTTTACAGGTATCAAGATGTTCTTTGATAAAGATAATGACGATAAGATTGATACCCAAAAACATCCTGTCGTTAAGTTTGCCAACAGGTATTTTAAGGTTCATAACCACTTTGTCGGAAATAAGTTCTTTGTAAAAATCAATGGTATTACGAAAATGACTCCGCTTTTCCTGGTTCTTATCATCATAGAATTTACCGATTTAATCTTTGCCGTTGACAGTATTCCCGCCATATTCTCGGTTACCAAAGATCCCTATATCGTTTTCTTTTCAAATATTTTCGCCATTATCGGACTGCGTTCTATGTTCTTTTTATTGGCCGGAGTTATCGATAAGTTCAGATTCCTGAAAATAGGATTAGCTCTCTTATTAACCTTCATCGGTTTGAAAATGTTATTCCATGAATATCTGGACCGATTAGGTTTTTCAACCACTGATTCTTTGTTTATTATTGTAGGAATATTAGGTGGAAGTATCTTCCTGTCACTGGTTTTACCGGAACATAAAAAGGAGCGAAAACTGAAATACGATCCTAAAAATGATGATCATTCGCGTAAGTAA
- a CDS encoding M14 family zinc carboxypeptidase, producing MSNLKYLQNPDFPNRYISPEKLFNFLQEHYSDQIKEIGSSYLEKPIFKMSLGTGTIKILAWSQMHGNESNATHAMLDLLEIFKHQPELKEGLFSKISLDFIFMLNPDGSEKWSRRNGLDIDLNRDFLKLSSKEFPLLKELAQNGSYKYALNLHEQRTIFTTDGIHPATLSFLAPSQDHERTISETRKKAMAVISKVYQKLKTQIPHQIARYSDEFYPTSTGDNFTKFGIPTILFEGGHFQNDYKRTGTRKYYTLALYEALAAISELNGATDGWEIYREIPENKESHYDLIYRNVKLNTDFECILDVAVQYKEEIKPGADEIYFVPIVVEVGDIGKKKGWEEIDCTGKTFVSDRKFPKLDEEVDFKIV from the coding sequence ATGTCAAACTTAAAATACCTGCAAAACCCTGATTTCCCAAACCGCTATATTTCCCCTGAAAAATTATTTAATTTCCTACAGGAGCATTACAGCGATCAAATTAAAGAGATCGGTTCCTCTTATTTAGAGAAACCTATTTTTAAAATGAGTCTGGGAACTGGTACAATAAAAATTCTCGCATGGTCTCAAATGCATGGAAATGAATCTAATGCCACCCATGCAATGCTTGATTTATTGGAAATATTTAAACATCAGCCGGAACTGAAAGAGGGATTGTTTTCAAAGATTTCACTGGATTTTATTTTCATGCTTAATCCTGACGGTTCAGAAAAATGGTCCAGAAGAAATGGACTTGATATCGATCTTAACAGAGATTTTCTGAAACTTTCCAGCAAAGAGTTTCCTTTACTCAAAGAACTGGCTCAGAATGGATCTTATAAGTATGCATTGAACTTGCATGAACAAAGAACGATTTTCACTACGGATGGAATTCATCCGGCAACCCTATCCTTTTTAGCGCCTTCTCAGGATCATGAAAGAACCATTTCCGAAACGAGGAAAAAAGCAATGGCAGTAATTTCTAAAGTTTACCAAAAACTGAAGACTCAAATTCCTCATCAGATTGCGAGGTATTCAGATGAGTTTTATCCGACTTCTACGGGAGATAATTTTACAAAATTCGGGATTCCAACCATACTGTTTGAAGGCGGTCATTTTCAAAATGATTATAAAAGAACAGGAACCCGTAAATATTATACGCTAGCTTTATACGAAGCGCTGGCGGCAATTTCTGAATTAAATGGTGCCACAGATGGTTGGGAAATCTATCGGGAGATTCCGGAAAATAAAGAATCTCATTATGATCTGATTTACAGAAATGTAAAACTGAATACCGATTTTGAATGTATTTTAGATGTCGCAGTTCAGTATAAGGAAGAAATAAAACCCGGTGCTGACGAAATTTATTTCGTACCCATCGTTGTCGAAGTCGGTGATATCGGCAAAAAGAAAGGCTGGGAAGAAATTGACTGCACGGGGAAAACCTTTGTTTCCGACAGGAAATTCCCGAAATTAGATGAAGAAGTCGATTTCAAAATAGTATAA
- a CDS encoding DUF4920 domain-containing protein — protein sequence MKKFVLLLSLMLSTVAFAQGTEAKKVGPPEGKALVGEVYGAGVSAKAEKSAITTKKLDQKLKKSAKVENVAVKGKVTKVCDKKGCWLTVETDNNEKFFVKMKDYAFFVPTALEGKTVVLEGNAEMKVTSVDEQKHYAEDAKKPQSEIDAIMKPEEEIRFMASGIKVVD from the coding sequence ATGAAAAAGTTTGTTCTTTTATTATCCCTGATGCTTTCCACAGTTGCTTTTGCGCAAGGAACAGAAGCGAAAAAAGTTGGTCCGCCAGAAGGCAAAGCCTTGGTGGGAGAAGTTTACGGAGCAGGTGTTTCTGCAAAAGCAGAAAAATCTGCGATAACAACTAAGAAATTAGATCAGAAATTAAAAAAATCTGCAAAAGTAGAAAATGTGGCAGTTAAAGGAAAAGTAACGAAAGTCTGCGATAAAAAAGGATGCTGGTTAACGGTAGAAACCGATAATAATGAGAAATTTTTTGTAAAAATGAAAGATTACGCATTTTTTGTTCCGACTGCTTTGGAAGGAAAAACCGTTGTACTGGAAGGGAACGCGGAGATGAAAGTTACTTCTGTAGATGAACAGAAACACTATGCCGAAGATGCAAAAAAACCACAATCGGAAATTGATGCGATCATGAAACCTGAAGAAGAAATCAGATTTATGGCGAGCGGAATCAAAGTCGTCGATTAA